In the genome of Candidatus Promineifilum breve, the window GGCCGTGTCGCCGTCGCCGTTCACCGTGCGCTGGCAGGCCAAGGAGATAGGCGACGCCGGGCTGCGGACAATCGAGGTACAGATGCAGGTCAATGGCGGCCAGTGGACGAACCTGACCCTCTATGACCCATGGCAATCAAAAATTGAGATCCCCGGCGTTGGCGGCGGGCAGTACCTCTTCCGCGCCCGTGGCATCGATTGGGCCGGCAACGTCGAGGCGTGGTCGCCCCAGCCCGAGGCCGTGACGACCGTCGAGGAGTACCCGCCCATCACCACCATCGACCCCATCCCGCCCTACAGCCGCGCCGGCAACGTGGTGGCCCTGCGCTGGCGCGGCGACGACGGGGGGTGGTCGGGCGTGGCCCATTATGACCTGCAATACCGCCGCGACGGCGGGGCGTGGCAGAACTGGATCATGGAGGCCGGCCAGAACGAGGCCGACTTCTACCCGGCCAACTTCGGCATCCAGCCCGGCGAACGGGTCGGTTTCCGCATCCGCGCCGTGGATCGGGCGGGCAACGTCGAGGCGTGGCCGGGCGACGGCGACGCGCTACTGACGGCCATCTTCAGCCGCCGCGTGGCCGGCCTCATCCATGACAACACCGGCAACCCCATCGGCGGGGCCACGGCGGCGGCCGACCCGTCGCCCATCGACCCACCGGCCAGCGGCCGCGATGGCGGCTATGGGGCCTACATGGGGCCGGTCGTGCCCGCGCTCACCCTGGCCTGGGCCAAACCGGGCTACGGCGCGCCGCCGGCGACGACACTGGCCCTGCCCGGCGACCGTGCCCGCAACGTGGTGTTGCCCCCGGCCGATGATGCCCTGGCCGACGGCGGCTTCGAGGACGGCTGGGGGGCGTGGCAGACGGGCGGGGCGCCGGCGCCCACGCTGTCGGCCGACGCCCATAGCGGCGAAGCGGCGGCGGCGTTGGGCACGCCTGCGCCGACCGCCTTGTTCGCCGCGCCCGTGCCGTTGACCGACTCGCCCGACGTGGGGAAATACGACCACCGGCTCATCTTTGACGGCCAGGGGCGGGCATTCGCCGTCTGGCTGGCGGGCGTTTTCGACCAACCGAAATCGCTGTATAGCGCCACCCGCCGCGCCGATGGCTCGTGGACCGAAAAACGGTTGCTGCGTGACGGCGTGTGGAGCTACGACATGGCCCGCGATGCGGAGGGGGCGTTGCATCTGGCCGCGTCCCACAACGGCATCAGCGTCTGGGGGCAGGCCGGCGACGGCTGGTCGGCGACGAGCACGGCCTTGCCCGACGTGACGGATTTTTCGCCGGTGTGGCTGGCCGCCGGGCCGGGCGGTCGCGTTGATTTGTTCTGGCAGAAGGGGCTGTGGGAGTTGTTCCATAGCCGCCTGACGAACGGAGCGTGGTCGGCCGTCACCCGACTCAGCCCGGCCAACGCCACCCTATGGGCCGGCCTCTATACGGCGACGACCCCCGACGGCGCGCTCCACGTCGTCTGGCACGAAACGCTCCAGGATTCGCTCATTCGCTACCGGCGATTGAGCGCGAGCGGCACGTGGGGCGCGGCGACCACGCTCTATAAGGGGCCGGTCGACGGCCTCGGCCTGGCCGCCGACGACGCCGGGCGGCTGCACGCCGTCTGGCTGGGCAAGAAAAACGGCGAGCCTACCCTCGATTATCGCTGGGCGCGCGATGGGGTATGGCAGCCGGTGGAGACCCTGTGGCGCGGCGTATTAGCCGACACGCGCGACTCGGCCTCCCTGGAGGCGTTTGGCGTGTCGCCCGCCGGTGTGGCCCAGGCCATGCTCTGGATCGGCGAAAACTCCGACTACGTGCGGCGCGAGCCGGGCGGCCGACTGACCGTTGAACACCTGACGAGCGACGGGCTGAACAGCACGACGATGGTCTTCGACGGCGTAGGCAACCCCCACGTGGCGGTCGTGGATAAGTTCGGCGGCAGCACGGCACTCAACGTTGGCTATGCCGCCCGGTCGGAGACGGGCGACTGGAGCGCGCCGGTACAGGTGTCGGACGACCCGTGGTACGGCTATGGCGGCGTGCCGGCCGTCGATGCGTTGGGGCGCGTCCATTTTCTGTGGCTGGGCGACCAAAGCGACCCGTACCACGAGCCTGATCTGATCTACACCGGGCCGCTGCCGGCGGCGACGGGCGGCGCGTCGATCCTGTCGCGGACGGTGAGCGTTCCGGCCGGCATGGCCGACCCGGTGCTGTCGCTCATGTACGGCGCGCGCGGCGCGGTGACGCTCGACCTGACCGGCGGGTCGGCCGCCGGGCCATCGGTCAGGTCTGATCCGCTCCTGCTGCCCCCGGCCCCGGCCGGCTACCGGCACGAATGGATCGATCTGTCGGCCTACAGCGGGCAGAAGGTGACCATCAGCTTGCGGGCGGCCTGGGCGGCGGGCGAGCCGGCGGCCTGGGCGCTGGTCGATGACGTGACGCTGGGCGCGGCCCATACCGACATCGGCGTGGTCGCGAGCAGCAGCGGGCGGCTGACCGGTGATGTGGTCATCCACACCCTCACCGTCGCCAACGACAGCGCGCTGCCGGCGGCGGGCGTGGCCCTGCGCCACACGCTGCCGCCGCAACTGGCCTACGTGTCGGCCGATCCGGCCCCGGCCGGTACGTCGCCGCTGCGCTGGGAATTGGGCGCGTTGGCCCCCGGGCAGGCGGCCGTGGTGCGCCTGACGACGCGGGTGGCCGGCGGCGCGGCCCCGCCGCCGGCCGTCACCAGCACGGCGGCCGTGGTGACGACCAGCGCCGAACTGGAACTGCTGAACAACACGGCCGCGGCGATGACGCCGATGGGGCGGTGGGTGTGGTTGCCGGTGGTGGTGCGGCCGTAGGCGGAACTTCCAGTTCCGCGTGTAGGCGGAACTTCCAGTTCCGCGCGTAGGCGGAACTTCCAGTTCCGCGCGTTGGGGGGAGGTGGAGCAGGATGCTCCACCTACGCTTGACAGCTCATACCCAAGGCGCTATACTATCCCTTGACCCCCCTCCCCAGGGGGGTGGGGTAATACATGAACGACCAAACCCGCCTCGACGCCCAACAACGCCTGACCAGCGCCGCCGGCCACATACGCGGCATCGAACGCATGGTGGCCGACGACGCCTATTGCATCGACGTCATCAAGCAGATCCAGGCCGTGCAGGCCGCCCTCAGCAAGGTCAGCACCCTGCTGCTGGACAACCACTTGCGCACCTGCGTCACCACCGCCATCCAGGGCGACGACGCCGACGAGCGGGAGCGGATGCTGCAAGAGATCACCAGCGTCTTTACCGTGACGGGCAAGAAGTGAGTCCCGCTGGCCTAAATCGGGCGTCGCCGGCTCTGGTCTGGCGCTTGCGAGAAGGAGTGACACGATGAGAAAACGATGGTTCATGTTATGCGCCGCGTTGCTGGCGCTGGCGCTGGCGGCCTGTGGCGGCCGGAACCAGACGGACACGGCAACCGGCGCGGACAACTCGGCCGACACCAAGCCGCTTGTCACGGTGTTCAAGCCGCCCAGCTGAGGCTGTTGTGGCGGGTGGATCGACCACATGGAAGCGAATGGTTATCCGGTAGAAGAGAAGAATGTTGCCGACTCTGTCGCCGTGAAACTGGATCATTCGGTACCCCAGGAGTTGTATTCCTGCCACACAGCCGTCGTGGACGGCTATACCATTGAAGGGCATGTGCCCGCGGCCGAAATCGATCGTTTGCTGGCCGAACGCCCGGATATCGCCGGGCTGGCCGTGGCCGGCATGCCGATCGGCTCGCCGGGGATGGAAACAGAAGGCGTGGCCAATCAGCCGTTTGACGTCATCGCTTTCGACGAAGCGGGCAACATGGAAGTGTATGCCAGCTATAAGCCGTAGACCCGGCTGGTTTGAATCCAATCGCTTGCCGCCCTGCTGCCCGTGACCGCGACAGAGCGGCGACTGATGCCAACAACGACAAACTAATAGGAGAATCAACATGGAAACCAAAACCTTCAAAGTCCCGGCCATTCATTGCGGCCATTGCGTGCATACGATCAAGATGGAACTGAGCGACCTCGCCGGCGTCGAGCGCGTGGAGGCCGATCAGAACAGCCAGATGGTCACCGTCGCCTGGAGCGCCCCGGCCGATTGGGAGAAGATTCGCGCCACGTTGGTGGAGATTAATTATCCGCCGGAGGGGTTGATCACGCTTAACTGAAATATCTTTTTTAAGCGCAGGGGAGCAGGGGGGCGGGGGAGCAGGGGTGAAAGAGAGTTCTCCCCTGCTCCCCCGCTCCCCTGCTCCCCTGCGCCAAAAACAGACCCATGACTGAAAAACAACTGACCCTGCCCGTCATCGGCATGACCTGCGCCAATTGCGTCGCCGCCGTGGAGCGCAACGCCAAGAAGGCGGCGGGCGTGTCCGACGCGGCGGTCAACTTCGCGGCCGAGAAGGTCACCGTCACCTATGACCCCGACGCGCCCGGCGGGGCCAACGCCGTGGCCGCCGACGTCATCGCCCGCGTCGGCCGCGCCGGCTACGACGTGCCCACGGCCGTGGCCGAGTTGCCGCTGCTGGGCATGACCTGCGCCAACTGCGCCGCCACCATCGAGCGCCGCCTCAACAAGGTCGAGGGCGTGGTCGAGGCGGCGGTCAATCTGGCCAACGAGCGGGCCACGGTGCGCTACGTGCCCGGCGCGGCCACGCGGGCCGATTTGGTGGCCGCCGTGCGTCGCGCGGGCTACGACGTGGTCGAGGTCGCCGCCGATGAGGACGCCCCCGACGCCGAAGCCGCCGCCCGCGACGCCGAAGTGCGCCACCAGCAAAAGCGGTTGCTCGTGGGTGTCATTTTCACTTTGCCCCTCTTCCTGCTCAGCATGGGCCGCGATTTGGGGCTGCTGGGCGGCTGGGCCAATGCCGCCTGGGTCGATTGGCTGTTCCTGGCGTTGGCGACGCCGGTGCAGTTGTACGTCGGCTGGGACTACTACACCGGCGCGTTCAAGTCGCTGCGCAACGGCAGCGCCAACATGGACGTGCTGGTGGCCCTCGGCTCGTCGGTGGCCTACTTCTACAGCGTGGCCGTCCTGCTGGCGAAATCGGCCGGCAGCATGGCCCTGGGTCACCACCTCTATTTCGAGACCTCGGCCGTTATCATCACCCTCATCGTCACCGGCAAGCTGCTGGAGGCGCGGGCCAAGGGGCGCACCAGCGAAGCGATCAAGAAGCTCATCGGCCTGCAACCCAAGACGGCCCGCGTCGTGCGCGGCGGGGTCGAAATCGACGTGCCGGCGGCCGAAGTCGTGACCGGCGACCTGCTGCGCGTGCGGCCGGGCGAGAAGATTCCGGTCGATGGGCGAGTG includes:
- a CDS encoding heavy-metal-associated domain-containing protein → METKTFKVPAIHCGHCVHTIKMELSDLAGVERVEADQNSQMVTVAWSAPADWEKIRATLVEINYPPEGLITLN
- a CDS encoding metal-sensitive transcriptional regulator → MNDQTRLDAQQRLTSAAGHIRGIERMVADDAYCIDVIKQIQAVQAALSKVSTLLLDNHLRTCVTTAIQGDDADERERMLQEITSVFTVTGKK
- a CDS encoding DUF11 domain-containing protein, which codes for MSRQAFARSLVLGLLLFALVPVLAAAPSAAPPPPRDLDTLDTAPPPAPRLDLTGEAMPVLPSGRSGASPAFDDPGNWSRVAFWAYVDGNVDLYTAMPTNAPAYPISRLTTGPASELQPAISPDATRMVYASDVDGDFDIYVADYDYVTDHLGPPVRLTDNNVPDLWPVWSPDGTRLAFYTVLGAEAAAQADVFVINADGGGLTNVTNHPADDAYPTWSPDGTRLAFASDRSGGARIHVMDANGGNTRQLSTQRGSRYPVWSRDGAQIAYSADADGDDWLDLMLMNADGSGQTQLNPFYNQAQHDLLPRSWSPDGTAIAYTLAYYIPYQGTWYVNSTYLIAFEPGDGTLYQFAGPGFVYDPDWQSIDHQAPVTSIYPLPAVSPSPFTVRWQAKEIGDAGLRTIEVQMQVNGGQWTNLTLYDPWQSKIEIPGVGGGQYLFRARGIDWAGNVEAWSPQPEAVTTVEEYPPITTIDPIPPYSRAGNVVALRWRGDDGGWSGVAHYDLQYRRDGGAWQNWIMEAGQNEADFYPANFGIQPGERVGFRIRAVDRAGNVEAWPGDGDALLTAIFSRRVAGLIHDNTGNPIGGATAAADPSPIDPPASGRDGGYGAYMGPVVPALTLAWAKPGYGAPPATTLALPGDRARNVVLPPADDALADGGFEDGWGAWQTGGAPAPTLSADAHSGEAAAALGTPAPTALFAAPVPLTDSPDVGKYDHRLIFDGQGRAFAVWLAGVFDQPKSLYSATRRADGSWTEKRLLRDGVWSYDMARDAEGALHLAASHNGISVWGQAGDGWSATSTALPDVTDFSPVWLAAGPGGRVDLFWQKGLWELFHSRLTNGAWSAVTRLSPANATLWAGLYTATTPDGALHVVWHETLQDSLIRYRRLSASGTWGAATTLYKGPVDGLGLAADDAGRLHAVWLGKKNGEPTLDYRWARDGVWQPVETLWRGVLADTRDSASLEAFGVSPAGVAQAMLWIGENSDYVRREPGGRLTVEHLTSDGLNSTTMVFDGVGNPHVAVVDKFGGSTALNVGYAARSETGDWSAPVQVSDDPWYGYGGVPAVDALGRVHFLWLGDQSDPYHEPDLIYTGPLPAATGGASILSRTVSVPAGMADPVLSLMYGARGAVTLDLTGGSAAGPSVRSDPLLLPPAPAGYRHEWIDLSAYSGQKVTISLRAAWAAGEPAAWALVDDVTLGAAHTDIGVVASSSGRLTGDVVIHTLTVANDSALPAAGVALRHTLPPQLAYVSADPAPAGTSPLRWELGALAPGQAAVVRLTTRVAGGAAPPPAVTSTAAVVTTSAELELLNNTAAAMTPMGRWVWLPVVVRP
- a CDS encoding DUF411 domain-containing protein, with protein sequence MEANGYPVEEKNVADSVAVKLDHSVPQELYSCHTAVVDGYTIEGHVPAAEIDRLLAERPDIAGLAVAGMPIGSPGMETEGVANQPFDVIAFDEAGNMEVYASYKP